From one Catenuloplanes nepalensis genomic stretch:
- a CDS encoding anthranilate synthase family protein translates to MLRAGAPAFAVLCRAGEPVEVLVGDVHEHALIADLPLPPPDAPGAGPDLVAVLPYRQIAERGLACVDDGAPVLAMPVRAAGRLTTAEALDVLPDDRVSLTGGGFDVSDHEYADAVRRVVTGAIGRGAGSNVVLRRRYRAVAPGWSARAALAVLGRLLRAETGAYWTFLFHGGGRTLIGASPECHVRLADGHAAMHPISGTYRYPPGGPTEEGLRAFLADRKESEELLMVADEELKIMARACAGPRLTGPRLRAMSRLAHTEYLVSGPSRLGARDLLRETLPAPTVTGSPVPSACRVIAAHERDGRGYYAGAIALAGRSGGRRVLDSALLIRTADVDERGNVEISAGATLVRHSDPAVEAEETRVKTSALLAAFSGGGAATEPATLPSVPAGLLSARNAGLSRFWRGAPVPPAGELAGRRAVIVDAEDGFTAMLAELARALGLAVRVTPLTAYRPGLEDLVVLGPGPGDPRDLADPRIARLRALAGELIASRAPTLAVCLGHQAVAATLGMPIRALPRPEQGVQGVVRIDGRPERVGFYNTFAALSGVDSFDCPLTGDRVGVLRDQATGVVHGLAKPGLRTVQFHVESLLTENGPGILRSLMTACFSPAIV, encoded by the coding sequence GTGCTGCGCGCCGGCGCGCCCGCGTTCGCGGTGCTGTGCCGCGCCGGCGAACCGGTGGAGGTGCTGGTCGGCGACGTGCACGAGCACGCGCTGATCGCGGACCTGCCACTGCCGCCGCCGGACGCGCCCGGCGCCGGCCCGGACCTGGTGGCCGTGCTGCCCTACCGGCAGATCGCCGAGCGCGGACTGGCCTGTGTGGACGACGGCGCGCCGGTGCTGGCGATGCCGGTCCGCGCGGCCGGGCGGCTGACCACGGCAGAGGCGCTGGACGTGCTGCCGGACGACCGGGTGTCGCTGACCGGCGGCGGGTTCGACGTCTCCGACCACGAGTACGCGGACGCGGTCCGCCGCGTGGTGACCGGCGCGATCGGCCGCGGCGCCGGCTCCAACGTGGTGCTGCGCCGCCGCTACCGGGCCGTCGCGCCGGGCTGGTCGGCCCGCGCCGCACTCGCGGTCCTCGGCCGGCTGCTGCGCGCGGAGACCGGCGCCTACTGGACGTTCCTGTTCCACGGCGGCGGGCGCACGCTGATCGGCGCGTCCCCGGAGTGCCACGTGCGGCTGGCGGACGGGCACGCCGCCATGCACCCGATCAGCGGCACCTACCGCTACCCGCCCGGTGGGCCGACCGAGGAGGGCCTGCGCGCGTTCCTGGCCGACCGCAAGGAGTCGGAGGAACTGCTGATGGTCGCGGACGAGGAGCTGAAGATCATGGCGCGGGCCTGCGCCGGGCCGCGGCTGACCGGGCCGCGGCTGCGCGCGATGTCCCGCCTGGCACACACCGAATATCTCGTGTCCGGCCCGTCCCGGCTCGGCGCCCGCGACCTGCTGCGCGAGACGCTGCCCGCGCCGACCGTGACCGGCAGCCCGGTGCCGAGCGCATGCCGGGTGATCGCGGCGCACGAGCGCGACGGTCGCGGCTACTACGCGGGCGCGATCGCGCTGGCCGGCCGGTCCGGCGGCCGGCGCGTGCTCGACTCGGCGCTGCTGATCCGCACCGCGGACGTGGACGAGCGTGGCAACGTGGAGATCTCCGCGGGCGCCACGCTGGTCCGGCACAGCGACCCGGCCGTGGAGGCGGAGGAGACGCGGGTGAAGACGTCCGCACTGTTGGCCGCGTTCTCCGGAGGCGGCGCCGCGACGGAGCCGGCGACCCTGCCGAGCGTCCCGGCCGGGCTGCTGAGCGCACGGAACGCGGGGCTGTCGCGTTTCTGGCGCGGCGCGCCGGTGCCGCCCGCGGGCGAGCTGGCCGGCCGGCGCGCCGTGATCGTCGACGCGGAGGACGGATTCACCGCGATGCTCGCGGAACTGGCCCGCGCGCTCGGCCTCGCGGTGCGCGTGACGCCGCTGACCGCGTACCGGCCGGGGCTGGAGGATCTCGTCGTTCTCGGCCCCGGACCCGGTGACCCGCGCGACCTGGCCGACCCGCGGATCGCCCGGCTCCGTGCGCTCGCCGGTGAGCTGATCGCGTCGCGCGCGCCCACGCTCGCGGTCTGCCTCGGCCACCAGGCCGTCGCGGCCACGCTCGGCATGCCGATCCGCGCGCTGCCCCGGCCGGAGCAGGGCGTGCAAGGCGTGGTCCGGATCGACGGCCGGCCCGAGCGGGTCGGCTTCTACAACACGTTCGCGGCGCTGTCCGGCGTGGACTCCTTCGACTGCCCGCTGACCGGCGACCGGGTCGGCGTGCTGCGCGACCAGGCCACCGGCGTGGTGCACGGGCTGGCCAAACCCGGCCTGCGCACGGTGCAGTTCCACGTGGAGTCGCTGCTCACCGAGAACGGCCCCGGCATCCTGCGTAGTCTGATGACCGCATGCTTTTCACCGGCAATTGTGTAA